In Acinetobacter sp. WCHAc010034, a genomic segment contains:
- a CDS encoding Cro/CI family transcriptional regulator translates to MSKNSVSLYQSLVAHFGSQENTATALLVKQPAVSGWVCGTKKMSAQTALRAEQATQGAFKAADLCPALKEFQNLSA, encoded by the coding sequence ATGAGTAAAAACTCAGTTTCGCTGTACCAGTCTCTTGTTGCTCACTTTGGAAGCCAAGAAAATACAGCGACAGCTCTGCTTGTAAAACAACCGGCAGTTTCTGGCTGGGTGTGTGGTACGAAAAAAATGTCTGCGCAAACAGCATTGCGTGCTGAGCAAGCCACCCAAGGCGCATTTAAAGCCGCAGATCTATGTCCAGCATTAAAGGAATTCCAGAACCTATCTGCATAA
- a CDS encoding phage regulatory CII family protein → MKISQETKTALHKMIHQSAGVTPKDVADVLGVSHKTALNYGNPNMDQHLPSLKAFEAMLIYTQNPANLKVWAHMLGMVLVPVNNIDGKEHQLSVLESLLGMNIGNGAANRQVLNALEDGVVTPAEMDETDHILEEIEQKIQSLRKAMKGECAKYLSALQIEKA, encoded by the coding sequence ATGAAAATCTCGCAAGAGACAAAAACAGCGCTGCACAAGATGATTCATCAGTCCGCAGGAGTAACACCAAAGGATGTTGCAGATGTGCTGGGTGTTTCGCACAAGACCGCTTTGAACTATGGCAACCCAAATATGGATCAGCATCTTCCAAGCCTGAAAGCGTTTGAGGCAATGCTGATCTACACGCAGAACCCAGCAAACCTGAAAGTTTGGGCGCACATGCTTGGAATGGTACTTGTGCCAGTGAACAACATTGATGGCAAAGAGCATCAGCTAAGTGTTCTTGAGTCGCTGCTGGGCATGAATATCGGAAATGGTGCGGCAAACAGGCAGGTTTTAAACGCTCTGGAAGATGGCGTTGTAACCCCCGCAGAGATGGATGAAACAGATCACATCCTGGAAGAGATTGAACAAAAAATTCAGTCGCTACGTAAAGCCATGAAAGGCGAGTGTGCAAAGTATTTATCAGCTTTGCAAATAGAAAAAGCCTGA
- a CDS encoding XRE family transcriptional regulator, whose product MSLRERLKESRRNAKKTQAEVAEAVGITQPAYQALESGKNQKSAYLPMIANVLGVDPYWLTTGNSPESFDSSEITDPIAVTDELKDQFVWVDVVEASFSCGNGESIEFHFDAINGKIPFPPTFLKDRNVTEQTMKIIKAKGDSMADFIKDGDLVGINLSQTDVIDGEIYAVYLAGEGMIKQVFKEADGSLVLHSLNEKYRDKVVTEENGKNFKVMGRQIWRAG is encoded by the coding sequence ATGTCACTTAGAGAGCGCTTAAAGGAATCTCGGCGGAATGCAAAAAAAACACAAGCTGAGGTTGCGGAGGCTGTCGGCATTACACAGCCTGCATACCAAGCCCTTGAGTCTGGCAAGAATCAAAAATCAGCATATCTACCAATGATTGCCAATGTTTTAGGGGTCGATCCTTATTGGCTAACCACTGGTAATTCTCCAGAGTCTTTTGATTCATCGGAAATTACTGACCCAATAGCTGTTACAGATGAGCTTAAAGATCAGTTTGTTTGGGTGGATGTTGTTGAGGCTAGTTTTTCTTGCGGTAATGGAGAGTCAATTGAGTTTCATTTCGATGCTATAAATGGAAAAATTCCATTTCCACCTACATTTTTAAAAGATCGGAATGTTACTGAGCAAACAATGAAAATCATTAAAGCCAAAGGTGACAGCATGGCTGACTTTATTAAGGATGGTGATTTGGTGGGTATTAATCTCTCTCAAACAGATGTAATTGATGGGGAGATCTATGCTGTCTACTTGGCTGGGGAAGGCATGATTAAGCAAGTATTCAAAGAGGCTGACGGCTCTTTGGTTCTCCACAGCCTGAATGAAAAATATCGGGATAAAGTTGTAACTGAAGAAAATGGAAAGAATTTTAAAGTCATGGGTCGCCAGATTTGGCGCGCTGGATAG
- a CDS encoding type II toxin-antitoxin system HicA family toxin: MTKADKLLQRFFSNPPPKNFKWEDFVTMMQRLGFTLEFNGRGSSHCIFYKNDPRIVLDFLKPHPGNELKVVYVKKAKEFLIEQGIEL; encoded by the coding sequence ATGACTAAAGCAGATAAGCTGCTACAGAGGTTTTTTTCCAATCCTCCTCCTAAAAACTTTAAGTGGGAGGATTTTGTGACAATGATGCAACGTTTAGGCTTTACGCTTGAGTTTAATGGTCGTGGCAGTTCACATTGTATTTTTTACAAAAATGATCCAAGAATTGTTTTGGATTTCTTAAAACCACACCCTGGTAATGAACTTAAAGTTGTATATGTTAAAAAAGCCAAAGAATTTCTTATTGAGCAAGGTATAGAATTATGA